The nucleotide window TATTGAGGAACGCCACCAGCAGACCTTCGAGGATATGCAGGCGGCGCAGCACGCGCTCCAGACGATAATTCAGACGGCGCGTCACGGTATCACGGCGGTAGACCAGCCATTCCGACAGGATCTCCAGCAGGTTTTTCACCCGCGGACGGTTATCCAGTCCGATCATATTCAGGTTAACGCGGTAGCTTTTTTCCAGATCGGTGGTGGCAAACAGGTGGTTCATCACCTGATCGAGATCCACACGATTGGATCGCGGCACAATCACCAGCCGCGTCGGGTTTTCGTGATCCGACTCATCGCGCAAATCTTCCACCATCGGCAGCTTTTTATTGCGCATCTGCGCGGCAATCTGCTCCAGCACGCGCGCACCGGAAACCTGATGCGGCAGCGCGGTGATCACCACCTCACCCTCTTCTTTCTTCCATACGGCACGCTGGCGGATTGAGCCACGGCCGTTCTGGTAGATTTTGCGGATCTCCTCACGCGGCGTAATGATCTCCGCTTCGGTCGGGAAATCCGGTCCCTGCACGATATCCAGCAGTTCATCCAGCGTGGTTTTCGGCTTTTCAATCAGGCGCACGGCGGCTTCGGCGACTTCGCGCAGGTTATGCGGCGGAATGTCCGTGGCCATACCCACCGCAATCCCGGTGGTGCCGTTCAGCAGGATATTGGGCAGACGCGCCGGCAGCATTTTAGGTTCCTGCAGCGTGCCGTCGAAATTCGGGATGTAATCTACCGTGCCCTGGCCCAGTTCGCCGAGCAGCACTTCAGCATATTTTGACAGGCGCGATTCGGTGTAGCGCATCGCGGCGAAGGATTTCGGATCGTCCGGTGCGCCCCAGTTGCCCTGCCCGTCAACCAGCGGATAGCGATAAGAGAAGGGCTGCGCCATCAGCACCATCGCTTCATAGCAGGCGCTGTCGCCGTGCGGATGGTATTTACCCAGCACGTCACCCACGGTGCGCGCGGACTTTTTGAATTTTGCGCTGGCGTTCAGGCCAAGCTCTGACATCGCATAAATAATGCGACGCTGCACGGGCTTGAGACCGTCACCGATGTACGGCAGTGCGCGGTCCATGATGACGTACATAGAGTAATCCAGGTACGCCTTTTCAGTAAACTTGTGCAGGGCAAGACGCTCTGCACCATCCTGCGTCAATTCGCTCATTAAGCTTGCATCCTCACTTCGTGGCCCGCAACGGCGGGTCATCCGGCGCTCATTTGGCGAGGATAGTACCTTATCCGTGCGATTTAGTCACAGGGCGCGCGGCGCGCGTTGCGAATCCTCTGGCGTGACATCACGCGCCTGCAGCCAGTGGCAGAAAACAGCATGAGCGCGCGGTCATTCGCCATACCGCAGCAGGGCTTCTCAGGCACGTGCGGTGCGGGGGCGGAATAGGGTTTATGGCGCAATATACTGCGCCGCTGCGAAGGGCGGCACACCACGCAGCGGCATGATTAAGCACGCGGAAACTATTTTTTCGCGCCCAGCCACTGCGCGGCAATCTGCGCGTATTCGCCGGTGGCGGTGCTCAGATGCAGCCACTGATCTACGTATAGCTTCCAGCTCATGTCATCACGCGGGATCATGTACGCTTTCTCGCCGTACTGCAGCGGTTTGTCCGGATTGATGGCACACAGCGTCGGGTAGTGCTGCTGCTGAAACAGCGCTTCCGAAGCATCGGTTATCATCACATCCGCTTTCTTATCCACCAGTTGCTGAAAGATACCGGTATTTTCTGCCAGCTGCAGCGTGGCCTGCGGCAGATGCGCGTGGACAAAGGCCTCATTGGTGCCGCCTGCCGGTTCAATCACGCGTACCGATGGCCGGTTAATGTGCGCCAGCGTCTGATACCGATCTTTATCCGCACAGCGCACCAGCGGGATTTTACCATCGACGCCCAGCGGCTGCGCAAACCAGGCAATCTGCTGACGTTTCAACGTGACCGAGACGCCTCCCAGCGCGATATCACAGCGTTTTGCCACGAAATCTTCACTCAGGGTTTTCCATGTTGTTGGCACCCACTCGACTTTCGCGTCCAGGCTGTCGGCCAGCGACTGCGCCATGCTGATGTCCAGCCCTTCGTAGTGCCCGTCACTGCGCAGAAAACTGTAAGGCTTGTAGTCGCCGGTGGTGCAGACTTTCAGCGCCTTGCTGGTCCGCACGTCATCAAGGCGGGACTGCGCCTGCGCTGCGCCCGCTGTCAGAAGTAATACACTCAGAATCAGGGTTTTCATCATGGATGGTGTCTTATGCCGGAGTTGTTTAGAGCACAGAGTGTTTCATATACCGCGCCATTATTGCGTTAAAAGCAAAAGTCTTGTGATCAATCACACGTTTTTCCCGCTCGCGTACGCGCGTACAGTACCGGCCATTAACGAAGAATGGAGCAAAACGTTTTATGAGTAAGATTTTGATTATCGACGGCGGTAAGACCTTCGCGCACTCTAAAGGTGAACTTAACCACACGCTGACCGAAGTGGCCGTCAGCCAGCTGCGCGACCTTGGCCATGATGTGCAGGTCACCGTTGCGGATAGCGACTATAACGTCGCAGACGAAGTGCAGAAATATCTCGACAGCGACGTGATCATTTATCAGATGCCGGGCTGGTGGATGGGCGAGCCATGGACCGTAAAAAAATACATTGATGAAGTGTTCACAGAAGGCCACGGCGCCCTGTATGCCAGCGATGGCCGCACCCGCAGTGACGCCAGCAAAAAGTACGGTTCAGGCGGATTAATTCAGGGTAAAAAGTACATGCTTTCTCTGACCTGGAACGCGCCGCTGGAAGCCTTTACCGATCCGCAGCAGTTCTTTGAAGGCGTGGGCGTGGATGGCCTTTATCTGCACTTCCACAAGGCTAACCAGTTCCTTGGCATGGAAAGTCTGCCGACCTTTATCTGCAACGACGTGATCAAACTGCCGGACGTGCCGCGCGATATTGCGCGTTATCGGACGCATCTGAACGCGATCTTTGCTTAACTATAAGCACAACGGGAAAAACAGAAGGAAGCATGATGTTAACTGTGGTTGCAGAAATTTGCGTCAAACCGGGCCGTCGTCAGGCCGTGCTGGAAGCGATCAACAAGCTGATTCCTGTCGTGCTCGAAGAGGATGGCTGCCATCAGTACGATGCGCTGGTTGACCATCAGGCGCAGGTGCCGTGGAAGCAGAACTCTCCGGATTCGATCTTTATGCTGGAGCAGTGGTCCTCGCTGCGTCATCTGGAGCAGCATCAGCAGATGCCGCATATGGATGCACACCGTGCGGTGATCAAAGATGACGTAGTTGACGTCAAAATTCTGGTGCTGGAACCCGCGAAGTAATTTATTGCTTTAACAGAAAAGCCCCGGTTGTGACACCGGGGCTTTTTATTACTGCTTAATCAGGGATCAGTGCTGCTCAACCTGCAGGTTGTTCTGTACCAGCACTTCTGCGTCACCTGCGGTGTTCTGGTAGACGTTATACTCTACGCCCGCCACGGTCACCGTGCCGTTTGCCTGGCTCCAGTTAGCGATATCCTCACCTTCCGGCAGAATATCTTCCAGTTTCACTTCGTCACCTTCGTTGCCGGTGATTACCAGCTGAGTTTTGCCGTTGTCGATAAACAGGCCTTCGCTGTTCAGCGCCATCACATCGCTGAACGCCAGATCCTGCAGATCTTCCACTTCGCCGAAAGAGCTGATACCAACGTCCGGGATCTCTGGTGCTTCACGGTCGATATGAATATCGTAGCTGGTTGGAATATCCAGCTGGTTACCGGCAGCATCACGAATCGCAACGCTCAGGTGGATGGTTTTATCCTCACCGTCCTGCACCAGCTCAGACGTTTCAAAGCGCCAGTTACCCTGGGCGTCGACAGTGGTGCGGCCAATTTCCTGCGTTTTCGCAGCGTCGCTGTAGATGATGACGATATCGCCTGCAACGCCGGTTCCTTTCAGGATCAGGTCACCGTCGTTGGTCAGTCGCTCACCTCCGACTACTGGTACAAGCTGTTCGCTCCCTTTATTGTTCTCAAAAACACCATCAAAGGTACCGGCGGTCGGCGGTGTGGTATCGACAATAAACGAAATCGGTGCCGTCATATCGCCTTTCACACCCGCTTCGCTGATCGGGCGTAACGCGAATGTGTAGCTGGCATCGCTCAGGTTAGTAAACTCATAGTTCCATTTGCCATCGCTGCCTGTGGTGGCTGTACCTATCACGTTACCGTTGAGGATAATCTCCACCGACGTTCCCGGAGCGGCGGTGCCCTTCAGCGTTGGGTTTTTATCGTCTGTGATGCCGCCCGCAGTGATAATCCCCTGTTCAGGTCCCACGTCGTCATACAGATCAAAGTTTGTCAGATCGGCCGGTTTGGTATCATCAATGATGACTTTGATCGGATCAGACGGTTCAGACTTGTTGCCCGCCGGATCGGTAATCACGACGCCCAGGTCATATTCGCCGTTATCCAGCTCCTGGCCTGGCGTGACAGTCCAGTTGCCATTCTCGTCAACGATTGCGGTACCAATAGCCGGGCCCGCATTGCCGTTTTCATCAATGATGACCAGCTCAACGGTATCACCCGGCTCGGCACCGGAACCACCGATGGTCGGGGTTTTGTCATCGGTGGGTTTGCCTTCGGCAATTTCACCCTGCACATCGCCTTCGTCATCAATGATTTTTTCTGGCTTTTCCGGTTTATCCGGCGCTGTAACATCTACCACGACGATATACGGATCAGAAGGCGGAGAAACTTTGCCGTCCGGCGTCTCAATCTCCACTTTCAGCTCGTGAGTATCTTCTGACAGCTCATCCGTTTCAATTTCCCATTTGCCATCTACGACAATGACAGTTCCAACAAGCTTGTCGTCCACAAAAAGACGTACGATATCGCCATCATTCCCGGTGCCTTTCAGCAGCGGCGTTTTATCATTGGTCTGAGCGCCATTGGTGATCTCGACCAGCTGGGAATCATTGTTGTTATAAACTCCACCAATTTCCGCTGGCGGCAGGACGCTGGCGTCAATTTTCAACGTAAAGGGATCGGTCTGTTCTGAAACATTGCCGCCTTTTGCCACGGAATCGACCACCAGGTTGTAGGTTTCGCCATCCGTCAGCTGGAGTTCGATCTCCCACTTACCGCGCGAATCCGCGACTGCGCTACCCAGCAGCTCAGTGCCATTCCAGATGCGCACCAGGGTACCGGCATCCGCGATGCCTTTGAAAGTAGGCGTGGTGTCATCGGTGGTATCGCCAGAGTTCAGCGGACCGGTAACGCGGCCTTCGTCATCCAGCACTTCGCTGATTTCCGGTTTCGTTGGGGTAGTCAGATCCAGCGACAGGTTGAAGATTTCTGACGTCTTACTGGTTTTCCCGTGTACATCAACGTAATTTGCCGTCAGGTTGTGAGTAATGAGGTTTTCATTCAACGAAACCGTCATGGTCCAGCGCCCATCCGGACCGGCCACAACGGTGCCAACCTCGATATTATTATCGAAAATGTGCACGGTGCTGCCCGGCATCGCGACGCCTGACAGGGTTGGCGTTTTATCATTGGTGTAGTTGTAAGGCGTGAGATAATCCAGCCCGCCTTCATCGTCCACTACACGCATGATTTGTGGCGCTTCCGGTTCCTGCGGCATCACTTCAAACAGCAGCTGTTGAACAGGGCCCCAGTTACCTGCACGATCCTGATAACGGAACTGCGCAATATAGGTGCCTTCGCTCAGATCTTCGGCTTTATAAGACCACTTCCCTTCTGCGTCAGCGATGATGGTGTAGACCGCATTGTTAAACAGCACCTGAACCAGGTTGCCTGCGGTTGTCTGCGCGTTAATGGCGATGCTGTCTTTATAGACAGGCCTTGGCTGGAGGAGTGAGCTGGTACCGATCTCGCCAGCCTGTATTTCTGCTGCCTGCGTGGCGGTTTCTGCGATTTCTGCGGTTTCTGTCACGTGTTTTACTGCGTGCGTTACTACCCCGTTGGCGATATCCACCACGAAGCTGTCTGAGCTTTCACTTTCGCGGTTAGCGGCGTCTTTTACTTTAACATTCAGCGTATGCTTGCCGTCTGTAAGGTTGGGGGTGATGGTCCATGCGCCCATTGCGTTGGCTTTGGTCGAGCCAATCAGCGTGTCACCATTCGCGCCACCGTACAGGTATACGATACCGTTCGGATCCGCTACGCCAGAAATTTCCGGCATTTTTTCACCTGTAGCCTCTCCCGGCGTCAGGTAATCATTACCAGCAATAACGCGGAAAATTTCCGGTTTAGCCGGGTCAGTGAGATCGATATTAACGATTTCGAACTTCGGTGTGCCTACGTTACCAGCACGGTCAACAATTTCAATTGAGACAACATGACGGCCCTCATCCCAGCCACCCGCCGGTGTGAAAGACCAGGCGCCTGTTGCATCTGTCACCACAGAGTACGCTACGCCATCTAAATAAATGCGGACCAGACTATTCGGGTTTTTTGCATCTGTACCCTTGATAGCAGCACTGCTATTTCCAGAATTCAGAACTATTACGTCACCGATTTCATTCGCCATTTTTCATTCCTTTAATGTTGGGTTAATTCGCTCAGATCTATCCTTCTGAGCCCGTTCATTATGTTGAGACCGGAGATTTATCGCACACGAGACCCGTCTTAAATCATCCATTTACTTTTATCACTAACGCTAAACAGCAGGCGTAAAGATGCCTCCAGGTAAAATATGGAGGCATTGCGTTAGTTTTCAGGAATCACTTTCGAGGTGTTTATTTCTCAACACTGATAATGACGCGACGCTCGCTGGCATAGCAGCTGATTTGTTTCTTCCGGGGCCCGTCGCACTGTTTATTGACCTGGCTTGCCCCCATACTTTGGGCAGTAATCAGCTCTGCTGAAATACCATAATTAATTAATAATTGTTTAATCGCATCAGCACGTAATTGCCCGAGGCGCATATTGCTTTCTTCCGTGCCAATCGGATCGGTAAAGCCGGTGACAACGATACGGCGCTGTGCCGCTGAAGGTGTCTTCAGGCTGCTGGCCAGTTGTGCAATAGCCTCACGCCCTTCACGGGAAATGTCTGCACTGCTGGCGCTGCCGAAGCGGAACAGCAGATCCGATGAAAACGCATAGTTGTCATAAGATTGCATGGTTCCTGCTTTACAGGCTATTACTGCAGAAGCGCGCGATTTCAGATGGGTCTGCTGGCGTGTCCCCGCCAGCTCCTGCTGTGCCTGTTCTGCCGGAATCACCAGCGGACGGCCGGAGTTATCCAGGCTGGCGCGAATATAGTAGGTTTTGCCAGCGGCCAGACTGTCCCGCCACGGCTGTTTTTGTTTCCCCGCATACGCTGGAGCATCGTTGACGAAACTGCCCAGAGAATGCACGCCTGGCGCCAGGCAAAAGACGGTATAGCCGCCAGCAAGCAACGCCGTCTGGAATTCGCCATCAACATAAATATGGGCCGGCTGGCTGCCCATGGCTTCAACCGGACGATAATACACAATGCGCACCTGATCGGCTGCGGAAGCGGACATCGAATGCCAGGTCTGGCCAAAATTATTTGCCGCCTGGGCGTGCAGCGTGGCACCGGCGGATACACCAGTTACCGCCGCGAAAATAAAAGCAGAGATTTTTTTCATAATATATTCACAGGCGCGCAGTGCGCCTGTATGTCCCTTTATGTTATTAAGTTAATCCGTTAAATATCCTGCGTGGTGTAGTGCAGCGATAAATCTGCTTCACTGATATTTTCGTGAACCGCCACACCGTTCGCTGAAAGCGCAGGCGTCACTTCCTCAAAGACCATATCGCTCAGGCGCGCCTGGTCGATTTCGCTATTTTCCTCTGCGCCTTTTTCTTCAGCAAAAAGCGTGTTTTCCTCAATCGCTAAAAGATCGATAACAGACAGCTCTTCAATGATGCTGCTGATACCGACATCCGGGATTTCCGGCGGAATGGTATCAATTTCGATAACGGATACGTCAGTTTTACCGATTATTTCACCATCGCGTTGAAATACGCCGCGCATATCATAAACGTCATCCGGCAGATCCGGCGTACTGTACTCCCACTTTCCATCCTCCCCTACCGTGGTGCTGAATACATAGGAATGACTTACACCTACCATATACAGGAAGATGACATCGCCTGGCACACCGGTACCGGTGATAAGGATGCTTTCATCATTTGAGGCGTTATTATCTACCGGTACGGGAATGCCGCCAGGGTTGTTGTCTTTGAAAATAGTGCCGATAGTGCCTGCAACCGGTACGGCAGGATCCGGCAACTCTTCGCCCGGGTCTACCGGATTAACACCGGTATCCAGATCAATCACAATTTTATCGGAGGGCGCAGATTCATTGCCGGCCTGATCGCGCACTACGGTTTCCAGCTCATGGCGCCCGCTGCTCAGATCTCTCTCTGGCGTATAGGTCCAGGTACCGCCTTCAACCACTACCGAACCGATGATTTGACCGTTGTCGATGATCAGCACTGTTTCGCCGTCTTCACCGGTGCCTTCCAGTGTCGGGCGCGGCTCCTGCGTGGTTGAACCGTCATCAATCGGGTCGCCGTTGCTGTCGGTGATTTTACCAATCCCGCTGTTTTCAGGCGCGACCGTATCAACCTCTACAATGAAAGCCTCTGAAGGCAGGGATTTATTACCGACTTCATCCACGACAATGACGCTGATATCGTGTTTACCGTCCTCCAGCTTTGTCGGTGTAAAACGCCAGTTGCCGTCTTTGTCGGTTTTCGCCGTCCCCAGCAGGTTGCCATTATCCCATACCTGAACAGTGGAGTTGGCTTCCGCTTTGCCCGCCAGCGTTGGCGTGTTGTCTTTGGTGATACCATTCTTCTCAATCGGCAGAGCCGGGCTGACGGAATCGTCTACCATGCTGCCAATGGTACCGCGGGCTGGTGCGGTCAGATCGACAGTAAATTCCCATTTTTCGCTGGGTTCGCTGACTATACCGCTGTCATTGCGTTCTTTAGTCACAATGCTGTGTTTGCCGGAAGTCAGGGCTTTCTGCGGGGTAAAGCTCCAGCTGCCGTCAGCGTTGACTTTTGCCTCGCCGATTTTAGATTCGCCATCCCACACCTCAATGGTGTTGCCTGGCGTGCCGGTTCCGGCGAAAGTCGGCGTGGTGTCATCGGTTCTGCCACCGTTGGTCACCGGGCCGGTAACATCCCCGACGTTATCCGTCATACCGCTGATGGTGGGTTTTTTTACATCGCCACCGCCAGCGCCACCGCTGCCTTCTCCGCCGCCAGCATCGCCGCCAGCATCGCCGCCTTCGCCACCCGAACCACCGCCCGCGCCACCTTCGCTACCGCTGCTATTGCTGTGATGATCGTCCTGATACTGTTCTTTTGCTGCCAGATACCCCAGACCTGCCGCTGCGGCAATCGCCGCCAGGCCGCCCAGCGCGATCAGGGCAGGTGACCACTCAAAACCGCTGGCCAGTACATAGCCGCTGTCGCTGTCTGCAACGCCTTCGCTCAGCGCCAGCGCTGCGGTTTCACCGTCTTCCAGCGCCGCCGCTTCATGTTCAGCATCGCCGTCAGTAGACACGTAAGCGTGCATATTTCCGTCTTCTGCTTTGCCAATCAGGGTGCCGGATTTATCAAAAAAGTCCTCAATAATAAGGTCCGGCTCGCTGCCTTCACGGCCCTCCAGCATCACCAGCAGGTTTTTGCCTGAACGCCGGACGGTAATGTTTTCCGGTGCCATGCCATCATTACCCTGACTCAGTAAATATTTGCCATTTGCAATGGCCTGTACTTTCACCGCCTTACCCTCTTTACCGGCGCGCAGCACTTCAGCTTTGGTTATCGTTTTTTTATCGATAACTGCAACACTTACGGGCGAAACGTTCATTGTTATTCCCTTTTCATTCACTGTTTTTTGATCGCGTAACCGTAAGGCATTACGGCAATCTCCCTGATTTGGCCCGCGAAGGCAGGCCTAAAGTGGCGACATATTCCAAAAACAGCGAAATCTGAGACATAAGAAATGTCCCGTAAGAAAAAAATAATTTACGGGATTACCGGTAAATTAACGGTTCAATTAACTGTTTGAATTACAGAAGGAATAGCAGAGAGGGGGTGGCGAAAAAAGGCGTTTTATTTAGCTGAAATAGGCTTATAACAGCTGATTTTCCTGAATTTTTTCGCGTAAAAAATCCAGAAAACAGGTAATACGTGCGCTGAGAGACTGGTTACGATAATAGACGGCGTGAACAGGCAGCTGCATGTCACGCGTTTCCGCTGCCAGCACCTGCACCAGACGCCCGCTGGCGCGATCTTCACGGCTGACAAAATCAGAAAGGCGCACGATGCCCTGCCCGGCTAATGCCAGCTGACGCAGCGTTTCTCCGCTGGAAGCACATAATCCGGGTTGGATGCGTAAAAATTCGCCGTCGGGCTGCCGCACCGGCCAGACATTGTGCGCGTCCAGCTGGCTGAATCCCAGCAGCTGATGACCGGCCAGATCTTCGGTGCACTGCGGCATTCCGGCCTGTTGCAGATAAGCCGGACTGGCCAGCAGGCGGATGGCGCTGCTGCCCAGCACGCGCGCGCGCAGCGTGGAATCGCGCAACTCGCCAATCCGAATGGCAATATCGGTCTGCTGCTCCAGTAAATCGATAACGATGTCATCGGTATTAAGCGACAGCTGAATATGGGGGTAGCGCTGCCGAAACTCCGCCACCAGCGGCACAATAACGTGCAGCATAAAGGGCGTGTTGGCATTAACGCGTAACCGGCCAGCAGGGGTATCACGGCGCTGCGCAATATGCTCTTCGGCCTGCTCAACGGAAGCGAGAATTTGCCGGGCATGATCCAGAAAAACCAGCCCCTCTTCGGTCAGCGCCAGGCGGCGCGTCGTCCGGTGCAGCAGGGTGGTTTGCAGTTTGCTTTCCAGCCGGCTCAGGGCACGACTGATGCCCGAACTGGTCTGTTCCAGCTGTTCTGCCGCTGCGGTGATGGAGCCGGTATCCACGACCGCAACCCAGGCACGTAATTCTTCCAGGGTAATTTTCACGTATCCTCTGTTGCGCGCTGTTTTCACGCCGGTTGCCTGCATAATCGCTGAAGTATGCGCAGATTTACCGCCTGCAGCCGCTGTAAACGGGGGTAAGTACATCAGAGAAGATTCAGACGGATAAAAAAGGGCGCTGCAGCGCCCCTTAAACGATATCAGACTTCCAGATCGGCCAGATCGCCCTTCTCCTGCAGCCAGTTGCGGCGGTCTTCAGAACGTTTTTTCGCCAGCAGCATATCCATCACGCGCAGCGTCTGCTCCACATCTTCATCTTCCACCGTCAGCTGCACCAGACGGCGGGTGTTCGGATCAAGCGTGGTTTCGCGCAGCTGCAGCGGGTTCATCTCGCCCAGACCTTTGAAACGCTGTACGTTGGGTTTGCCTTTTTTACGCTTCAGCTGCTCCAGCACACCCTCTTTTTCATCCTCATCCAGCGCGTAATAGACTTCTTTGCCGAGGTCGATGCGGTACAGCGGCGGCATCGCAACGTAGACATGGCCCTGCTGCACCAGCGAGCGGAAATGCTTCACAAACAGCGCGCACAGCAGAGTGGCAATGTGCAGTCCGTCGGAATCCGCATCCGCGAGGATACAGATCTTGCCATAACGCAGCTGGCTCAGATCTTCGCTGTCAGGATCGATGCCGATCGCCACCGAAATGTCGTGCACTTCCTGCGAGGCCAGCACTTCATCCGAAGAGACTTCCCAGGTGTTGAGGATCTTTCCTTTCAGCGGCATGATCGCCTGATATTCACGATCGCGCGCCTGTTTTGCCGAACCGCCTGCAGAATCCCCTTCCACCAGAAACAGTTCGGTTTTGTTCAGGTCCTGCGCGGTGCAGTCGGCCAGTTTGCCCGGCAGTGCCGGCCCGCTGGTCAGCTTTTTCCGCACCACTTTTTTCGCGGCGCGCATGCGACGCTGCGCGCTGGCAATCGCCAGTTCCGCCAGCATTTCTGCCGCCTGCACGTTCTGGTTCAGCCACAGGCTAAAGGCATCTTTTACCACCGCAGAGACAAAAGCGGCACACTGGCGTGACGAGAGACGCTCTTTGGTCTGACCGGCAAACTGCGGATCCTGCATTTTGACCGACAGTACATACGCACAGCGATCCCAGATATCCTCCGCCGACAGCTTCACGCCGCGCGGCAGAATATTGCGGTATTCGCAGAACTCGCGCATCGCATCCAGCAGCCCCTGACGCAGACCGTTAACGTGGGTGCCGCCCTGCATGGTAGGAATCAGGTTGACGTAACTTTCCGTCAGGAGTTCACCGCCTTCCGGCAGCCAGAGCAGCGCCCAGTCTACCGCTTCCACATCACCGGCAAAGCTGCCGACAAAGGGTTTTTCCGGTAATACCGGCAGGCCATTCACCGCTTCACTCAGGTAATCGGTCAGGCCATCTTCATACATCCAGGTCTGTTCGGTGTTATTAACCTTGTCTTTAAAGACAATTTCCACACCCGGACAGAGCACGGCCTTGGCTTTCAGCAGGTGCTTGAGACGTGAAACCGAAAAGCGCGGGCTGTCGAAGAAATGCTCGTCTGGCCAGAAGTGCACGCTTGTACCGGTGTTGCGT belongs to Candidatus Pantoea soli and includes:
- the parE gene encoding DNA topoisomerase IV subunit B is translated as MSQSSYNADAIEVLTGLEPVRRRPGMYTDTTRPNHLGQEVIDNSVDEALAGHAKRVEVILHADQSLEVIDDGRGMPVDIHPEEGVPAVELILCRLHAGGKFSSKNYQFSGGLHGVGISVVNALSKRVEVTVRRNGEIYQIAFENGDKVQDLAVIGSVGKRNTGTSVHFWPDEHFFDSPRFSVSRLKHLLKAKAVLCPGVEIVFKDKVNNTEQTWMYEDGLTDYLSEAVNGLPVLPEKPFVGSFAGDVEAVDWALLWLPEGGELLTESYVNLIPTMQGGTHVNGLRQGLLDAMREFCEYRNILPRGVKLSAEDIWDRCAYVLSVKMQDPQFAGQTKERLSSRQCAAFVSAVVKDAFSLWLNQNVQAAEMLAELAIASAQRRMRAAKKVVRKKLTSGPALPGKLADCTAQDLNKTELFLVEGDSAGGSAKQARDREYQAIMPLKGKILNTWEVSSDEVLASQEVHDISVAIGIDPDSEDLSQLRYGKICILADADSDGLHIATLLCALFVKHFRSLVQQGHVYVAMPPLYRIDLGKEVYYALDEDEKEGVLEQLKRKKGKPNVQRFKGLGEMNPLQLRETTLDPNTRRLVQLTVEDEDVEQTLRVMDMLLAKKRSEDRRNWLQEKGDLADLEV
- a CDS encoding Ig-like domain-containing protein — encoded protein: MNVSPVSVAVIDKKTITKAEVLRAGKEGKAVKVQAIANGKYLLSQGNDGMAPENITVRRSGKNLLVMLEGREGSEPDLIIEDFFDKSGTLIGKAEDGNMHAYVSTDGDAEHEAAALEDGETAALALSEGVADSDSGYVLASGFEWSPALIALGGLAAIAAAAGLGYLAAKEQYQDDHHSNSSGSEGGAGGGSGGEGGDAGGDAGGGEGSGGAGGGDVKKPTISGMTDNVGDVTGPVTNGGRTDDTTPTFAGTGTPGNTIEVWDGESKIGEAKVNADGSWSFTPQKALTSGKHSIVTKERNDSGIVSEPSEKWEFTVDLTAPARGTIGSMVDDSVSPALPIEKNGITKDNTPTLAGKAEANSTVQVWDNGNLLGTAKTDKDGNWRFTPTKLEDGKHDISVIVVDEVGNKSLPSEAFIVEVDTVAPENSGIGKITDSNGDPIDDGSTTQEPRPTLEGTGEDGETVLIIDNGQIIGSVVVEGGTWTYTPERDLSSGRHELETVVRDQAGNESAPSDKIVIDLDTGVNPVDPGEELPDPAVPVAGTIGTIFKDNNPGGIPVPVDNNASNDESILITGTGVPGDVIFLYMVGVSHSYVFSTTVGEDGKWEYSTPDLPDDVYDMRGVFQRDGEIIGKTDVSVIEIDTIPPEIPDVGISSIIEELSVIDLLAIEENTLFAEEKGAEENSEIDQARLSDMVFEEVTPALSANGVAVHENISEADLSLHYTTQDI
- a CDS encoding LysR substrate-binding domain-containing protein; the protein is MKITLEELRAWVAVVDTGSITAAAEQLEQTSSGISRALSRLESKLQTTLLHRTTRRLALTEEGLVFLDHARQILASVEQAEEHIAQRRDTPAGRLRVNANTPFMLHVIVPLVAEFRQRYPHIQLSLNTDDIVIDLLEQQTDIAIRIGELRDSTLRARVLGSSAIRLLASPAYLQQAGMPQCTEDLAGHQLLGFSQLDAHNVWPVRQPDGEFLRIQPGLCASSGETLRQLALAGQGIVRLSDFVSREDRASGRLVQVLAAETRDMQLPVHAVYYRNQSLSARITCFLDFLREKIQENQLL